ACGATGATAACGGCATTAGCTTTAATTTAGAAAAACCTTGGGCATCAAGGATTTTCCTAAGTAGAGCAGATGTTAGATGCTTGTTTAAAGATACGTTTTTGGGAACCAAAGCTGTATTTGGTAATAGACAGATATACGATGATTTATGCTTGATTGCTTGGCTATTTGATTCAAAGGTAGTTTGCTATGCAGACTACTTGGAAATTGTAACAAGTTACTTTGAAAATCGCGATAATGGAGTGTGGCTGTCACGCCAATGTAGCAGGCTATCCGAGTTTTTTGCAAAATAAAATAATGAATAAAATATATACCGAACAAGCGAAAATTAGCCTGATTATACCAACTAGAAAACGAGTAGAGATGTTACAAAATTTATTGGATAGTTTGAGAGAACATAAATGGTTGATGAGAGATGATGTTGAAGTCTTAGTCGTTGATAATGCGTCAGATAAATCAACGGCTAGAGACTTATGCTCTTGCTATAACTCGGTCAAATATCTATATGTTGCGGAGCCAGGTCAAAGAAATGCACTAAACTACGGAATCAGAAAAGCCTCTGGTGAATTATTGGCTTTCGTTGATGATGATGTTGTTGTCATCAGTGAAGATTGGTTGTATCGAATGGCTAAACATTTTTCAGAACATTCTAATCTCGGTTATGTTTCTGGAAACGTTAAAGCCTTAGAAACGGCAAGCCGCGCTCAGGAAATTTGGGAAAAGGGAGGGGGATTAAGTAAAGGACAGACTTCTGTTTACTGGTCAAACAAGGAAGTTGTGAATAATTACAGGTGGAGACCTTTACCGCTGGCTAGGATATGTGTTGGGGCTAACTCGATGATACCTAGATCGGTTTTTCGTAAAGTTGGTTTGTTTATCCCTCTTTTCGATCCAGGTGCGCCAATTCCTCATGGCGGCTCTTTGGAGATGGGATATCGAATTATCAAAGCTGGTTATGACCTTTTTTATGATTCTGAAGCTATAGTGTTACATCATCATCCGACAACTGAAAGTGAGCTGCAAAAGAAATTATTTATATATGGTGTTGGAGATACAGCAATTCAAGCCTACTTTTTCTGGCGATATAGAGACTATAGAGGTATCTGGTGGGCTTTAGGTGGATATCAATTTTATAGAATTTACAGTTACGTTATGGGGCAATATAACTTCCCTTTTTTATACGTGTTTTGGCAAATGATCGGTGGTTGTTACGGGACATTTTTGCTGTTTTTCAGGCTGGCTTATAAAGACTCTGCTAAATTTTTTAAAATTCCTTTGCTTAGTGAAATTCAAGATTAACTGTTGGAGTTGTTATAAATTTGCGGGGGATTAAAATATGTCAGAATACTTGCTCTCTATATATTTTGGATACCACGACTCATGCATAACTATTGCTAACGATGAATCTATACTTTTGCATTTGCAGGCTGAGAGAGTTTTTAGGAAGAAAAGAATGCAAGCTGACCTCAAGCAAATGCTTGATTTAATTAGCCTGGGACTCAATTATTTGAATTTAGATATAAAAGATATAACCGAAGTTTACTTAGCAAAATGGAATAATTTATTTTTTACAGAAAGACAGATTGAAATTAATGGGAAAATTTTTGAGCCAATTATGACTTCACATCATCTTAATCATATTGGCTGCGGATTTCCATCAAACTTCGATAAATCGCTAATTGTCTGCGCTGACGGGGGGTCAGAAGATGTAGTAAGTGCAATCTATATAAAAGAAGGGAATAAGGTAAATCTTCTTGAAAATCTAAGTAATTCCGTTTTAAATGGAAGGTTTTATGGCACGATTACTCAATTAGTTATTGATCCAAGCTTTTCAAAAGCTCATATGGAATACCCTGGAAAGACAATGGGGTTAGCAGCGTTTGGTAAATGGTCTTCAGAGTTATATGAGCTAATTTTATCTAACCTATCTTTACTGAATCAGCTTTACTACAATGGGTGCGATACTCTGAGAAAAATATTTTCAATTTCAGAAGATTACACCAATTATGCATTCGATTGGAGAAGAATAAATCTAGCTTATACTGCTCAAAAATTCTGGGAAGATGAATGGATAAGAAAGCTGAGTGAATACTCTTATTTATCAGAAAATATAATTTTGACCGGAGGATGCGCTCTTAATGTATCTCTAAACTCAAAAATTCTGACTAGCGGGCTTTTTCGCCAACTATATGTGCCACCCGTATGCAATGACAGTGGACAATCACTTGGGGCGCTTCTATATCACCATCCAAATTTAAAGTGTAACTATCCATACTTGGGTCGGGGTTTTGGAGAATTAGAAGAAGCACCAGGACAGCTAGTTGATGACTTACTAAATCACAAAATTGTGTGTTGGTATCAGGGTTGTAGTGAAATAGGGGCACGCGCACTTGGACACCGAAGTATTCTTGGCTTGCCTGATTCAGTTAGTATGAGGCGAAAAATTAATGAACAAGTAAAGAAACGTGAGTTTTATCGTCCTGTTGCACCAATTGTCACTGAATCCGATGTAAAAAAGTTTTTTGATTTTGACCACTGTTCACCTTACATGGTAATAGCTCCAAAAGTAAAAGATACATTATGGAAAGTTGCTCCAGCAATTGTTCATGTAGACAATACCAGTCGTCTCCAGACTCTAGCTAAAGAAGTAAATTCCCCTCTTTACAATGTTTTGAAAACAATTGGTGAAGTTACAGGTACACCTATTTTGATGAACACATCTTTTAATAGTGTGGGTGAACCTATAGTAGATACACCGGAAGATGCTAAACATGCTTTTAATAAACTGAATGCTGATGTACTCTACATAAATGGTAAAAGATATGAAAAATGATAGTAATAAAGCCAGGATTTATCATTTAGCTTTTGATCTATGGAATACTACTGCTTACTCTCTGGAGAGAGACCCTTTAATAGATTTGATAGATATATTGAGGTTTTCCTCATCATTAGAAATCGCCGATATTCAAGCTTTAATTCAAACTAGAGAGTTTATATCTTCAAGACCATTTGCGGAAATATGTGATTTGCTAGAAGTTCCGTACTGCTATAAGCATGAAGGAAAGTTTAGAGATTTGATTGAGAGTGAAAGAAAAGGATTCAAGCTATTTCAAGATACTCTACCTGTTTTGAAAACTGCAAGAGAAATTGGTTTAACGGTTAGTCTTGTTTCAAATTTATGGAACTTTTGTCTTCCTGTGGTGCAAGAGGTATTCTTTTCTCAGTTTCAATTTGATCACGTATTCTTTTCATTTGACATTGGTTCAATAAAGCCAAGCATTACATTTTTTAAGGCAATTGAATCTGTTGGTATAAGTCTTTCAGAAACGCTTGTTGTTGGCGATTCATTACACTCTGATATTTTAGGAGCTATTAACGCTGGATCTAAGGCAATATGGTTAAAGCGAGATGGTAGCTGTAGCTCACCTGTAGTTAGCGAACCTTTTTATAGTGATAGATACCTTGGGTCGATAACTAATCTTTATCAAGCTCTTGAAGTTGTCCAAAAAGATTTAATTAATTAGTTTAGTCTCTCTAACTAAAGTAGTTTTTAGATTTTGGGGTAGATGTAATGACAACGTTTTTATTAAGAAATTGAAGAACATAGTAGTGCCAAGGTGGGATAGACCATATTAATCTCATAACCAAATAGCATAAGAAATACTTTGTCATCCAAGACCAAAGATTAGGTAACACAGTATTTACTTTAGGTTTAGCAAAGTCATGAAGCTGTTGATAGGCATAAAACAGTAAGAAGTGGCGAAATAAGGTTACGATTACCAAGATTAAGATATAGGCTAGGTAATAGTTTGATTTTTTAATTATGGCTAAAATTAAAATTGATATAGCAGCTATTAAACAGAGAGGAGTTATTAAAAACCATCTAAGGTTATTAACGAAAGATAATAGGGCATTAGTGTATACCCTCAATGTTGGTTTAACATTATTCAGCTCCTGAATGTATAAATTACATCCATTGTACCAACGTAATCCCTGCATATACATATCAAAGATTTTGGAAGGGGATGGAGATGTATCAGGAATAGGAATAGATACTATTGGAATATTTCTGTAGGAAAGTGCAAATCCTAAACTAGAGTCACAACTAGGAGGCGAAAACCCCCCTGCGTGTTTGAGAGCAGAAAACTTAATGTGTTCTCCATGCCCAGTTAAATGAATTGCCATTCTCAGAGGATTGAAATTTTCAGTTCTAAAATATGACGTGATTTCCGCCGTATAATGATAATTGAGGCTATGTATATTTCTAGATGTAGCAATTATTTCAACTGAAATGTTTCCTTCTTTGAGGGGATAATAGGGAGATTGCTGGAAAGCTATCATCTGCTCTTGATTAATATTGTTCAAAACTAAATAGTTAGATAGAAATTGAAAAGCTCTAGCGTCGGGAACTGAATCACAGTCATAGACAGATACAAAATCACAATCTCTTAGAGCGGAATCAATCCAATCAAGAGCAAAATTAAGCTGTTCTGACTTCAATGATTTTATCCTTGTGCTTATCAAGTGAATAAAATTTTCTCTATTTTCAAGACTACTTAATGCTTCTTTAACTATTGCCGATGTCGGTTGATCTGAGTAGTGTGTAATAAAAATTATTTTTAGATTTTGGATTTCCTTAAGTTCGCTATAAAATCTGTTAACGGTTGTTTTGGCTAGTTCTGTCTCTTTAAAAAGTGGAACTAAAACCCAAAAATTTACATTTGCTTGAGCTGAAACTTCTAGCCAATTATTTAATGTATGAAATCTCTGACTCTGCCTTATTAAATTACGCTGAATATAGAAGATACAGATTGAAAGATGAATAACTGCTAAGAAAACTATAGCTAATAACAGTAACATTTTTAGTCAAAATCTCGTAATGTTAGAAAGTCAAGCAGTTAGACGATCGCGCATTGGGTGAATCAATCCATATTCACTGATTACTGCAAAACATGACAACCACCAGCACTAAAACCAAAGAGAAAGTAGCTACACCTACCCTTAACCCCACTTCTCCCACCTCCTCAACCCCTCCCGTTACGTCCGACTCCAAACTCAACCCTGATACCACTGAACCCACACCCCAGACTAGCTTCAAAGCAACCCTCCACCCCTACACCCTTGCTGAGAAACTCGCACTGGTGATGAAGGCAATCCCCAAGAAAAATCCTTCGCATCCCATCTTCCTCAATCTGCTCGTTGAAGCCGATAAAAAGACTCAGACCTTAAAGCTAACAGCATTTGATTTAAGAACCTGCATCACCACCCGCTGTCCTGCCACTGTGGAGCAAGCGGGAACGTGGACAGTGAGCGCCAAATTACTAGAGAGTATGGTCAAAACCTTGTCAGAAGAACCCATTACCCTAGCAGTAAACCCAACTAGCCAACAAGTTGAGTTGATTTCAAACTTGAGCATATACCACCTACCAGGGCGATCGCCTTCCGATTACCCAGCACTCCCTCTCTTACCTGCCGTCAGTCCTTTAACCCTCCCAGCTTCCGCATTCATCAGCGGACTAAGCGTACTAATCGCCGCCTCCAAGGACGAGAAGAAGCCAATTCTCAATGGTGCGAATTTCCGCCTTGAAGAAAAACTCTTTTCAATTGCCGCAACCGACGGGCATCGCTTAGCGGCTTATTCCCATAAACTTACCTCACCCGTCCTCCCGCAATCCTCTCAACCCTCCAAAACATCCGACACGAAGAGCGAGAAAGCATTTCAACCGATAGAACTGACTATTCCGACCAAGGACTTGCGCGATTTAGAGCAAATTATTGACTCAGAAGCAGTGGAAACCGTGAGCCTATACTACGACATCTCACAGCAGAAAGGCTCAGGCAGTGTTGTCGCCTTGGAAATCGGTAACCGAGAAACTACGGTTATCGCACGACTGCTGGACGGCACTTATCCGAACTGGCCTGATTTGCTCCCACGTACTTTTGAGCGTACTTTCACTCTCAACCGCCATGCCTTCTTCAATGCAATGGAGCGCATCAGCATCTTAGCAGAGCAATCACAAGACCCGGAAAAGACTGTAGAAGTTGATATTGACGTAGCTCATAAAGAAATGCGCCTCAAGGTAGACACCCCGACAGCCGGTTCTGGAAGAGAAGCCGTTGGCATTGAGCGCATTAAAGGAGATGACATCTCTATCGCTTTCAACGCCAAATTTCTG
Above is a window of Allocoleopsis franciscana PCC 7113 DNA encoding:
- a CDS encoding glycosyltransferase; translated protein: MLLLLAIVFLAVIHLSICIFYIQRNLIRQSQRFHTLNNWLEVSAQANVNFWVLVPLFKETELAKTTVNRFYSELKEIQNLKIIFITHYSDQPTSAIVKEALSSLENRENFIHLISTRIKSLKSEQLNFALDWIDSALRDCDFVSVYDCDSVPDARAFQFLSNYLVLNNINQEQMIAFQQSPYYPLKEGNISVEIIATSRNIHSLNYHYTAEITSYFRTENFNPLRMAIHLTGHGEHIKFSALKHAGGFSPPSCDSSLGFALSYRNIPIVSIPIPDTSPSPSKIFDMYMQGLRWYNGCNLYIQELNNVKPTLRVYTNALLSFVNNLRWFLITPLCLIAAISILILAIIKKSNYYLAYILILVIVTLFRHFLLFYAYQQLHDFAKPKVNTVLPNLWSWMTKYFLCYLVMRLIWSIPPWHYYVLQFLNKNVVITSTPKSKNYFS
- a CDS encoding HAD family hydrolase is translated as MKNDSNKARIYHLAFDLWNTTAYSLERDPLIDLIDILRFSSSLEIADIQALIQTREFISSRPFAEICDLLEVPYCYKHEGKFRDLIESERKGFKLFQDTLPVLKTAREIGLTVSLVSNLWNFCLPVVQEVFFSQFQFDHVFFSFDIGSIKPSITFFKAIESVGISLSETLVVGDSLHSDILGAINAGSKAIWLKRDGSCSSPVVSEPFYSDRYLGSITNLYQALEVVQKDLIN
- a CDS encoding carbamoyltransferase C-terminal domain-containing protein; translation: MSEYLLSIYFGYHDSCITIANDESILLHLQAERVFRKKRMQADLKQMLDLISLGLNYLNLDIKDITEVYLAKWNNLFFTERQIEINGKIFEPIMTSHHLNHIGCGFPSNFDKSLIVCADGGSEDVVSAIYIKEGNKVNLLENLSNSVLNGRFYGTITQLVIDPSFSKAHMEYPGKTMGLAAFGKWSSELYELILSNLSLLNQLYYNGCDTLRKIFSISEDYTNYAFDWRRINLAYTAQKFWEDEWIRKLSEYSYLSENIILTGGCALNVSLNSKILTSGLFRQLYVPPVCNDSGQSLGALLYHHPNLKCNYPYLGRGFGELEEAPGQLVDDLLNHKIVCWYQGCSEIGARALGHRSILGLPDSVSMRRKINEQVKKREFYRPVAPIVTESDVKKFFDFDHCSPYMVIAPKVKDTLWKVAPAIVHVDNTSRLQTLAKEVNSPLYNVLKTIGEVTGTPILMNTSFNSVGEPIVDTPEDAKHAFNKLNADVLYINGKRYEK
- the dnaN gene encoding DNA polymerase III subunit beta → MTTTSTKTKEKVATPTLNPTSPTSSTPPVTSDSKLNPDTTEPTPQTSFKATLHPYTLAEKLALVMKAIPKKNPSHPIFLNLLVEADKKTQTLKLTAFDLRTCITTRCPATVEQAGTWTVSAKLLESMVKTLSEEPITLAVNPTSQQVELISNLSIYHLPGRSPSDYPALPLLPAVSPLTLPASAFISGLSVLIAASKDEKKPILNGANFRLEEKLFSIAATDGHRLAAYSHKLTSPVLPQSSQPSKTSDTKSEKAFQPIELTIPTKDLRDLEQIIDSEAVETVSLYYDISQQKGSGSVVALEIGNRETTVIARLLDGTYPNWPDLLPRTFERTFTLNRHAFFNAMERISILAEQSQDPEKTVEVDIDVAHKEMRLKVDTPTAGSGREAVGIERIKGDDISIAFNAKFLLDGLKAIASEQVQLRINSNSTPVVLESVGNLRFRYLIMPILVSQPQN
- a CDS encoding glycosyltransferase family 2 protein produces the protein MKIAIMECGCHANVAGYPSFLQNKIMNKIYTEQAKISLIIPTRKRVEMLQNLLDSLREHKWLMRDDVEVLVVDNASDKSTARDLCSCYNSVKYLYVAEPGQRNALNYGIRKASGELLAFVDDDVVVISEDWLYRMAKHFSEHSNLGYVSGNVKALETASRAQEIWEKGGGLSKGQTSVYWSNKEVVNNYRWRPLPLARICVGANSMIPRSVFRKVGLFIPLFDPGAPIPHGGSLEMGYRIIKAGYDLFYDSEAIVLHHHPTTESELQKKLFIYGVGDTAIQAYFFWRYRDYRGIWWALGGYQFYRIYSYVMGQYNFPFLYVFWQMIGGCYGTFLLFFRLAYKDSAKFFKIPLLSEIQD